In Nocardioides sp. JQ2195, a genomic segment contains:
- a CDS encoding aspartate/glutamate racemase family protein: MRIWHQSFTVLDDVPHYRDALARHLAAQAAPGTKVDLHGMQPGTYPSDYPGTHIGHAYLAGLHKEQFVQAALRAQDEGYDAFLIATIPDTAFEEVRTLVDIPVVTFGQTSVLMAAQLGDCVGIVNFIAALEPQLRRNLRNYRLDALVGPITQVDAAFTDVMAAYDDPEPLLDAFRTAARRAIADGATVVVPGEGPLNVFLADQGVSRVDDVPVLDSLGTCVRVAELRAAQFAATGLHPSRVGFFGSRPERPLVDAARSFYGIPQGLG; this comes from the coding sequence ATGCGGATCTGGCACCAGAGCTTCACCGTCCTCGACGACGTGCCGCACTACCGCGACGCGCTGGCGCGTCACCTGGCCGCCCAGGCGGCGCCGGGCACCAAGGTCGACCTGCACGGGATGCAGCCCGGTACCTATCCCTCCGACTATCCGGGGACGCACATCGGTCACGCCTACCTCGCCGGGCTGCACAAGGAGCAGTTCGTCCAGGCCGCCCTGCGTGCGCAGGACGAGGGGTACGACGCGTTCCTGATCGCGACGATCCCCGACACTGCGTTCGAGGAGGTGCGCACCCTGGTCGACATCCCGGTGGTGACCTTCGGGCAGACGTCGGTGCTGATGGCCGCGCAGCTCGGCGACTGCGTCGGCATCGTCAACTTCATCGCCGCCCTCGAGCCCCAGCTCCGACGCAACCTGCGCAACTACCGGCTGGACGCGCTGGTCGGGCCCATCACGCAGGTCGACGCTGCGTTCACCGACGTGATGGCGGCGTACGACGATCCGGAGCCCCTGCTGGACGCCTTCCGGACGGCGGCCCGCCGGGCCATCGCCGATGGCGCCACGGTGGTCGTGCCCGGTGAGGGCCCGCTCAACGTGTTCCTCGCCGACCAGGGAGTGTCCCGGGTCGACGATGTCCCGGTGCTGGACTCCTTGGGCACGTGCGTGCGGGTCGCCGAGCTGCGGGCGGCGCAGTTCGCGGCCACTGGCCTGCATCCCTCACGGGTCGGCTTCTTCGGCTCCCGACCCGAACGCCCTTTGGTCGATGCGGCTCGCTCGTTCTACGGCATTCCGCAGGGGTTGGGGTGA
- the cysD gene encoding sulfate adenylyltransferase subunit CysD: MVEPVKAATHADYQLSQLDQLEAESIHIFREVASEFEKPVLMFSGGKDSIVMLRLAEKAFYPAKIPFPIMQIDNGQDFDEVGETRARWVERLGVKLIVASIDDAIARGIVVDDGKTTRNRLQTPTLINAIEENGFTAAFGGGRRDEEKARAKERVYSHRDEFGQWDPKMQRPELWSLYNGRIHPGEHMRIFPISNWTELDIWDYIGREGIEIPEIYFSHKRRVFERDGMLLSETPLNPTREGEVVEERVVRFRTCGDITLTGCVESTASTIEEIIEEVAIAKVTERGATRGDDRFSEAAMEDRKKEGYF; the protein is encoded by the coding sequence ATGGTAGAGCCGGTCAAGGCCGCGACTCACGCCGACTATCAACTGAGTCAGCTCGACCAGTTGGAGGCGGAGTCGATCCACATCTTCCGAGAGGTTGCCTCGGAGTTCGAGAAGCCGGTGCTGATGTTCTCCGGCGGCAAGGACTCGATCGTCATGCTCCGTCTGGCGGAGAAGGCGTTCTATCCCGCGAAGATCCCGTTCCCGATCATGCAGATCGACAACGGACAGGACTTCGACGAGGTCGGTGAGACCCGCGCCCGTTGGGTCGAGCGCCTCGGCGTCAAGCTGATCGTGGCGAGCATCGATGACGCCATCGCGCGCGGCATCGTGGTCGACGACGGCAAGACCACCCGCAACCGGTTGCAGACACCGACCTTGATCAACGCGATCGAGGAGAACGGCTTCACCGCCGCCTTCGGTGGTGGTCGTCGCGACGAGGAGAAGGCCCGCGCCAAGGAGCGCGTCTACTCCCACCGTGACGAGTTCGGCCAGTGGGACCCCAAGATGCAGCGCCCCGAGCTGTGGAGCCTCTACAACGGTCGCATCCACCCGGGCGAGCACATGCGGATCTTCCCGATCTCCAACTGGACCGAGCTGGACATCTGGGACTACATCGGTCGCGAGGGCATCGAGATCCCCGAGATCTACTTCTCCCACAAGCGCCGGGTCTTCGAGCGCGACGGCATGCTGCTGTCGGAGACCCCGCTGAACCCCACCCGTGAGGGCGAGGTCGTCGAGGAACGCGTCGTCCGCTTCCGCACCTGTGGTGACATCACGCTCACCGGTTGCGTCGAGTCGACCGCCTCGACCATCGAGGAGATCATCGAGGAGGTCGCCATCGCCAAGGTCACCGAGCGTGGTGCCACCCGTGGCGACGACCGCTTCTCCGAAGCAGCCATGGAAGACCGCAAGAAGGAAGGCTACTTCTGA
- a CDS encoding sulfite exporter TauE/SafE family protein, translating into MPDIFTTAALAVLCVSFGVGIVVGLTGMGGGALMTPALIFLGINPTAAVANDLVSASITKSVGAGVHWRSGSPNLKLAAYLIAGSVPFAFAGAFVIDHFGAAKEQEDFVRTAIGCALLFTAATYTFRMYIQLRQVTGGNEAPRSEMVVRPIPTLLVGMVGGLLVGVTSVGSGSLIMVALLLLYPTLSAVKLVGTDLVQAVPLVLAAAIGHVIVSGVDWEVLIPLVIGGIPGTFLGARMANWVSQSVIRRGIVIVLSLTGLKLLGVAPEIIGMLGAAFLLLGPLAWGFVRQTRGLPAFDNNSGAWRVTHHADKHQSND; encoded by the coding sequence ATGCCCGACATCTTCACCACGGCCGCACTCGCCGTGCTGTGCGTGTCCTTCGGGGTCGGCATCGTCGTGGGGCTGACCGGCATGGGCGGTGGCGCCCTGATGACACCGGCGCTGATCTTCCTCGGCATCAACCCGACCGCCGCCGTGGCCAACGACCTGGTCAGCGCGAGCATCACCAAGTCCGTCGGCGCCGGGGTGCACTGGCGCAGCGGCTCGCCCAACCTCAAGCTGGCGGCGTACCTCATCGCCGGAAGCGTCCCCTTTGCCTTCGCCGGCGCCTTCGTCATCGACCACTTCGGCGCGGCCAAGGAGCAGGAGGACTTCGTCAGGACCGCGATCGGCTGCGCGCTCCTCTTCACGGCGGCGACCTACACGTTCCGGATGTACATCCAGCTGCGCCAGGTGACCGGTGGCAACGAGGCGCCCAGGAGCGAGATGGTCGTCCGACCGATCCCGACGCTGCTGGTGGGGATGGTCGGCGGACTGCTCGTCGGCGTGACCTCGGTCGGGTCGGGCTCGCTGATCATGGTCGCCCTGCTGCTGCTCTACCCCACCCTCTCGGCGGTGAAGCTGGTCGGCACCGACCTGGTCCAGGCGGTTCCGCTGGTGCTCGCGGCAGCCATCGGCCACGTCATCGTCAGCGGCGTCGACTGGGAGGTGCTGATCCCGCTGGTGATCGGCGGCATCCCCGGCACCTTCCTCGGCGCCCGGATGGCCAACTGGGTCAGCCAGTCGGTGATCCGACGCGGCATCGTGATCGTCCTCAGCCTCACCGGGCTCAAGCTCCTCGGCGTCGCACCGGAGATCATCGGCATGCTGGGCGCGGCGTTCCTGCTGCTCGGTCCGCTCGCCTGGGGCTTCGTCCGCCAGACCCGCGGGCTACCCGCCTTCGACAACAACTCGGGGGCGTGGCGTGTCACGCACCACGCTGACAAGCACCAAAGCAACGACTGA
- a CDS encoding HAD family hydrolase — protein sequence MTWQPKLVALDVDGCLLEWEPGTDKSSEFVAPAVREAVARVVRTGVPVVLASGRSPLGLVDVARLVDLPEPGWVVGSNGAVVARTGPLAVVQATTFDARPAVEAVLARFPDAMVAVEEPGLDYRVSREFPRGELSGGSVVTAPSALGARPACRVMVRQPEDDSSSQDLHVLAADLGLTGTDYVANLTSWLDISPAGISKASALAHVASSLGVAAVDVLAIGDGRNDIEMLRWAGRGVAMGQAVQDVHDAADASTLGVGEDGVAVELARWF from the coding sequence ATGACCTGGCAGCCGAAACTGGTGGCGTTGGACGTGGACGGGTGCCTGCTGGAGTGGGAGCCGGGGACCGACAAGTCATCCGAGTTCGTCGCTCCCGCGGTTCGCGAGGCGGTTGCCCGCGTCGTGCGCACCGGCGTACCCGTCGTGCTCGCGTCGGGGCGCTCGCCGCTCGGGTTGGTGGACGTGGCTCGCCTCGTGGACCTGCCGGAGCCCGGGTGGGTGGTCGGCTCCAACGGCGCGGTGGTCGCGCGCACCGGGCCGCTGGCGGTGGTGCAGGCAACGACCTTCGACGCGCGGCCGGCGGTCGAGGCGGTGCTGGCGCGGTTCCCTGACGCGATGGTCGCGGTCGAGGAGCCGGGGCTGGACTACCGGGTCAGCCGGGAGTTCCCGCGCGGGGAGCTGTCCGGAGGGTCGGTGGTGACGGCGCCCTCAGCTCTCGGTGCTCGGCCGGCCTGCCGGGTGATGGTCCGGCAGCCGGAGGACGACTCCTCGTCGCAGGACCTGCACGTCCTCGCCGCCGATCTGGGGCTGACCGGCACCGACTACGTGGCGAACCTGACCAGCTGGCTCGACATCTCTCCCGCCGGGATCTCGAAGGCCTCCGCGTTGGCACACGTCGCGTCGAGCCTGGGCGTCGCGGCGGTCGACGTGCTCGCCATCGGCGACGGGCGCAACGACATCGAGATGCTGCGGTGGGCCGGTCGCGGTGTGGCGATGGGTCAGGCGGTCCAGGACGTGCACGACGCCGCGGACGCCTCGACGCTCGGCGTGGGGGAGGACGGTGTGGCGGTGGAGCTGGCCCGCTGGTTCTGA
- a CDS encoding glucosyl-3-phosphoglycerate synthase — protein MIDDWATRRTYRWCDWSLADLMAAKAATKVSLVMPARNEAATVGEQVTRIRAALVDTVELLDEIVVIDSDSTDDTASIASDAGAVVHRAADIRPDLGWRSGKGEAMWKSQFVTSGDVIVFMDADLLEWDTHFVPGLLGPLLTEPDVTLVKGFYERPMLEGPSASSYDGGRVTELVARPLIALLFPELRGLVQPLAGEWAVRRDWFAQLSVPTGYAVELAALIDTLRGPGPDAIAQVDLGRRAHSHQALLDLGAMATQILAAVQARVGLPAEGSVDLQQFVPGTDGVAPRTRSVDTVERPPLASLDPTGESA, from the coding sequence GTGATCGATGACTGGGCCACCCGGCGGACGTATCGCTGGTGCGACTGGTCGCTGGCCGACCTGATGGCGGCCAAGGCTGCGACCAAGGTCAGCCTGGTGATGCCGGCCCGCAACGAGGCAGCCACCGTCGGCGAGCAGGTCACCCGGATCCGCGCAGCGCTGGTGGACACCGTCGAGCTGCTCGACGAGATCGTGGTGATCGACTCCGACTCCACCGACGACACTGCCTCGATCGCCAGCGACGCGGGAGCCGTCGTGCACCGCGCCGCCGACATCCGGCCCGACCTCGGCTGGCGCTCCGGCAAGGGCGAGGCGATGTGGAAGTCGCAGTTCGTCACCTCCGGAGACGTCATCGTCTTCATGGACGCCGACCTGCTCGAGTGGGACACGCACTTCGTGCCGGGGCTGCTCGGCCCACTGCTCACCGAGCCCGACGTCACGCTGGTCAAGGGCTTCTACGAGCGCCCCATGCTCGAGGGTCCGTCCGCGTCGTCCTACGACGGCGGCAGGGTCACCGAGCTCGTCGCCCGCCCCCTGATCGCGCTGCTGTTCCCCGAGCTGCGCGGGCTGGTCCAGCCGCTCGCCGGCGAGTGGGCGGTACGCCGCGACTGGTTCGCGCAGCTCTCCGTGCCGACCGGCTACGCCGTCGAGCTGGCCGCCCTCATCGACACCCTGCGCGGTCCGGGTCCCGACGCGATCGCCCAGGTCGACCTCGGTCGCCGCGCGCACAGCCACCAGGCACTGCTGGACCTCGGCGCGATGGCCACCCAGATCCTCGCCGCCGTGCAGGCTCGTGTGGGCCTGCCAGCCGAAGGCTCGGTCGACCTGCAACAGTTCGTGCCCGGCACCGACGGCGTTGCTCCGAGGACGCGCTCGGTCGACACCGTCGAGCGCCCACCCCTTGCCTCACTCGACCCGACCGGGGAGTCAGCATGA
- a CDS encoding IclR family transcriptional regulator, with protein sequence MVDQVDLDTVLGKAVTILRAFRADDQALPLAELVRRTGLHKATVHRLAGELVSVRLLDRVERGYRLSGGLFELGMRASVERSLIEVAMPFLQDLYERTHETVHLGIHEGHEVVYVVKIGGHRQASAPSRPGGRMPLHCTAIGKALLAWAGDDFRQEVLSGPLPRRTPRTVVAPGLLRRQLTAVVERGVAFEHEESAVGLACVAAPVLDSHDQPLAAVSITGPVTRFRPEAHADEVRAAAAGIAATIARRQALA encoded by the coding sequence ATGGTGGACCAGGTCGATCTCGACACCGTGCTCGGCAAGGCGGTGACGATCCTGCGTGCGTTCCGGGCCGACGACCAGGCCCTGCCGCTGGCCGAGCTGGTGCGACGGACGGGCCTGCACAAGGCCACCGTGCACCGGTTGGCCGGCGAGCTGGTCAGCGTCCGACTGCTCGACCGCGTCGAGCGTGGCTACCGGCTCAGTGGAGGACTCTTCGAGCTCGGCATGCGGGCGTCGGTCGAGCGGAGCCTGATCGAGGTCGCGATGCCGTTCCTCCAGGACCTCTACGAGCGCACGCACGAGACCGTGCACCTCGGCATCCATGAGGGACACGAGGTCGTCTACGTCGTGAAGATCGGTGGGCACCGGCAGGCCAGTGCGCCCTCGCGCCCGGGGGGTCGGATGCCGTTGCACTGCACGGCCATCGGCAAGGCCCTGCTGGCCTGGGCAGGCGACGACTTCCGCCAGGAGGTGCTCTCCGGCCCGTTGCCACGGCGTACGCCGCGCACCGTGGTGGCGCCCGGCCTGTTGCGGCGCCAGCTGACCGCCGTCGTGGAGCGTGGTGTCGCCTTCGAGCACGAGGAGTCCGCCGTCGGGTTGGCGTGTGTGGCTGCGCCGGTGCTGGACAGCCACGACCAGCCGCTCGCGGCGGTCAGCATCACCGGGCCGGTGACCAGGTTCCGGCCCGAGGCGCACGCCGACGAGGTGCGCGCCGCGGCCGCGGGTATCGCCGCGACGATCGCGCGTCGGCAGGCTCTCGCGTAG
- the folP gene encoding dihydropteroate synthase: MTLKLGRQSFSDDTSLMMAIVNRTPDSFYDKGATWAEDRAFDRVAQVVDEGAEIVDIGGIKAAPGVEIDAAEEISRVGSFVGRVRSAHPSLVISVDTWRAEVGRAVCSEGADLLNDAWGGADPGLVDVAAEFDAAIICTHTGGVTPRTRPHRIEYADVVASAVADTTAYAERALAAGVARESIVIDPAHDFGKNTFHSLEVTRRLSEMVDTGWPVLVSLSNKDFVGESLDLPVGERLIGTLAATAFCAQAGARIYRVHEVVETRQVVDMVATIMGSRLPARVTRGLA; this comes from the coding sequence ATGACCCTCAAGCTGGGACGCCAGTCGTTCTCCGACGACACCTCGCTGATGATGGCGATCGTCAACCGCACGCCCGACTCCTTCTACGACAAGGGCGCCACCTGGGCCGAGGACCGCGCCTTCGACCGCGTGGCGCAGGTCGTCGACGAAGGCGCTGAGATCGTCGACATCGGCGGCATCAAGGCCGCTCCGGGAGTCGAGATCGACGCTGCCGAGGAGATCAGCCGGGTCGGGTCCTTCGTCGGACGCGTGCGCTCGGCCCACCCCTCGCTGGTGATCTCGGTCGACACCTGGCGTGCCGAGGTGGGCCGCGCGGTCTGCAGCGAGGGCGCCGACCTGCTCAACGACGCCTGGGGTGGCGCCGATCCCGGGCTGGTCGACGTGGCCGCCGAGTTCGACGCCGCAATCATCTGCACCCACACCGGCGGCGTCACCCCACGCACCCGCCCGCACCGCATCGAGTACGCCGACGTGGTCGCGTCCGCGGTCGCCGACACCACGGCGTACGCCGAACGGGCGCTGGCCGCCGGAGTTGCCCGCGAGTCGATCGTGATCGACCCGGCCCACGACTTCGGCAAGAACACCTTCCACTCCCTCGAGGTGACCCGGCGGCTGTCGGAGATGGTCGACACCGGATGGCCCGTGCTGGTCTCGCTGTCGAACAAGGACTTCGTCGGTGAGTCCCTCGACCTGCCCGTGGGTGAACGCCTGATCGGCACGCTCGCCGCGACCGCCTTCTGTGCCCAGGCCGGCGCCCGCATCTATCGCGTGCACGAGGTCGTCGAGACCCGGCAGGTGGTCGACATGGTCGCCACGATCATGGGGTCTCGCCTGCCCGCCCGGGTGACGCGGGGATTGGCATGA
- the cysN gene encoding sulfate adenylyltransferase subunit CysN: protein MANEATQSPETNQPAINPDMDLLRFATAGSVDDGKSTLIGRLLLDSKSIFEDQLEAVESTSQSKGYDYTDLALLTDGLRSEREQGITIDVAYRYFATPNRKFIIADTPGHVQYTRNMVTGASTADLGLVLVDARQGLTEQSRRHAVILSLLRVPHLVLAVNKMDLVDFDEEVYSKIHQEFTSFATKLAIPDLEIIPISALQGDNVVTRSENMDWYKGPTLMHHLEHVHVASDRDLVDVRFPVQYVVRPKSDDFHDYRGYAGMVAGGVLKKGDEVVALPSGMTSKIAGIDLFDNEIDQAFPPMSVTVRLEDDVDVSRGDMIARVNNAPKPSQDIDAMVCWMTNEPLRPRQKLAIKHTTRTGRALVKDIQYRLDINTLHRDQETKELGVNEIGRVQLRTTVPLLCDPYSKNRTTGSFILIDEATGVTVGAGMINSGS from the coding sequence ATGGCCAACGAGGCGACCCAGTCCCCCGAGACCAACCAGCCCGCGATCAACCCCGACATGGACCTCCTGCGCTTCGCGACGGCCGGTTCCGTCGACGACGGCAAGTCGACGCTGATCGGTCGCCTGCTGCTGGACTCGAAGTCGATCTTCGAGGACCAGCTCGAGGCCGTCGAGTCGACGTCGCAGTCCAAGGGCTACGACTACACCGACCTGGCGCTACTGACCGACGGTCTGCGTTCGGAGCGGGAGCAGGGCATCACCATCGATGTCGCCTACCGCTACTTCGCGACGCCGAACCGCAAGTTCATCATCGCCGACACCCCGGGCCACGTTCAGTACACCCGCAACATGGTCACCGGTGCCTCCACCGCTGACCTGGGCCTGGTGCTGGTCGACGCCCGTCAGGGCCTGACCGAGCAGTCGCGCCGCCACGCGGTGATCCTGTCGCTGCTGCGGGTGCCGCACCTCGTGCTCGCGGTGAACAAGATGGACCTCGTCGACTTCGACGAGGAGGTCTACAGCAAGATCCACCAGGAGTTCACCTCCTTCGCGACCAAGCTGGCGATCCCCGACCTCGAGATCATCCCGATCTCGGCGTTGCAGGGCGACAACGTGGTCACCCGCTCCGAGAACATGGACTGGTACAAGGGCCCCACGCTCATGCACCACCTCGAGCACGTCCACGTCGCCTCCGACCGCGACCTGGTCGACGTCCGCTTCCCCGTGCAGTACGTCGTCCGACCCAAGTCCGACGACTTCCACGACTACCGCGGGTACGCCGGCATGGTCGCCGGTGGCGTGCTGAAGAAGGGCGACGAGGTCGTCGCGCTTCCCTCGGGCATGACGTCGAAGATCGCCGGCATCGACCTCTTCGACAACGAGATCGACCAGGCGTTCCCGCCGATGTCGGTCACCGTGCGGCTCGAGGACGACGTCGACGTCTCGCGTGGCGACATGATCGCCCGGGTGAACAACGCGCCGAAGCCGAGCCAGGACATCGACGCGATGGTCTGCTGGATGACCAACGAGCCGCTGCGCCCGCGCCAGAAGCTCGCCATCAAGCACACCACCCGCACCGGTCGTGCCCTGGTCAAGGACATCCAGTACCGCCTGGACATCAACACCCTGCACCGCGACCAGGAGACGAAGGAGCTCGGGGTCAACGAGATCGGCCGCGTCCAGCTGCGCACCACGGTGCCACTGCTGTGCGACCCCTACTCGAAGAACCGCACCACGGGCTCGTTCATCCTGATCGACGAGGCCACCGGCGTCACCGTCGGCGCCGGAATGATCAACTCCGGCAGCTAG
- a CDS encoding dihydrofolate reductase family protein produces MRALIPGRETDTGRPVRPATDVSSDGRAAVTTASDLTDDQLTELYAAPRRPWLRVNFVSTVDGAATGADGRSGSINNPADKRVFHLLRRLCDVVVVGAGTARAEGYKPGRTPICVVSLSGSVPETLRGAAPGRVLMATVSSARGLAEARSLLGEENVMELGADQVDLEALKSELSGRGFDDQLSEGGPHLFDGMLAAGVVDELCDTQVPLMVGGTHTRMTAGLPLDVRLSLETLLEENGTLLARWFV; encoded by the coding sequence ATGCGTGCCCTGATCCCCGGTCGCGAGACGGACACGGGACGACCCGTTCGACCGGCGACGGACGTCTCGTCGGACGGACGGGCCGCAGTCACGACCGCCTCCGACCTCACCGACGACCAGCTCACCGAGCTGTACGCCGCCCCGAGGAGGCCGTGGTTGCGGGTGAACTTCGTCAGCACCGTGGACGGCGCCGCCACCGGCGCGGACGGCCGCAGCGGATCGATCAACAACCCGGCGGACAAGCGGGTCTTCCACCTGCTGCGCAGGCTGTGCGACGTGGTGGTCGTCGGAGCCGGGACCGCACGTGCCGAGGGTTACAAGCCGGGGCGTACGCCGATCTGCGTGGTCAGCCTCAGCGGGTCGGTGCCGGAGACTCTTCGAGGTGCGGCTCCCGGGCGGGTGCTGATGGCAACCGTCTCCTCGGCGCGGGGACTGGCCGAGGCGCGCTCGTTGCTGGGCGAGGAGAACGTGATGGAGCTGGGCGCGGACCAGGTCGACCTCGAGGCGCTGAAGTCCGAGCTGTCCGGCCGCGGGTTCGACGACCAGCTCTCCGAGGGCGGGCCGCACCTGTTCGACGGCATGCTCGCAGCCGGTGTGGTCGACGAGCTGTGCGACACCCAGGTGCCGCTGATGGTCGGTGGCACGCACACGCGGATGACCGCGGGACTGCCCCTCGACGTCCGTCTCTCGTTGGAGACCCTGCTCGAGGAGAACGGCACCCTGCTCGCTCGCTGGTTCGTCTGA
- a CDS encoding FAD-binding protein: MTAFDLEVDVAVAGGGACGMMTALRLAQDPDLVVAVFEKSTREGCNAAISSGSLAAGGTRFQVAAGIDDLPQQHADDILAASGDEEWRPVVEALCRVAPTMVEWIADSGYPIEIGSDMPRAGMSVPRLHTDTGRRGGGRLVKHLRGLLAGLPNVAFVDEAPVQGLLLDGNRVVGVEVRQNGSTQRVGADRVVLATDGFAQDPILMKEHLGHLGEPHNGGVATATGDALAWVLPIGAQLRNMGAALRSGLVVVGHGTRVSPALPFNGAVLVNDDGDRFVDEEAHGYSSMAGILQQLPGERATMVWDATAMAATRESEMMRDCLDSGAISDAASLTDLARGLRVTVPVARAALEPVPGRRRLEAPFHLARVTHGVLATQGGVVIDLRGRVLDARDRPIPGLYAGGGTACGLAGPSSDGYSSGNGLLSAFGMGWIIAEDIRASL, encoded by the coding sequence GTGACTGCCTTCGACCTCGAGGTGGATGTCGCGGTGGCCGGCGGTGGAGCCTGCGGGATGATGACCGCGCTGCGGCTCGCACAGGACCCCGACCTCGTCGTCGCGGTCTTCGAGAAGTCCACCCGTGAGGGCTGCAACGCCGCCATCTCGAGCGGTTCGTTGGCCGCCGGGGGAACCCGCTTCCAAGTGGCTGCCGGGATCGATGACTTGCCCCAGCAGCACGCCGATGACATCCTGGCCGCCAGTGGTGACGAGGAGTGGCGTCCCGTGGTCGAGGCCCTGTGCCGGGTCGCTCCCACGATGGTCGAGTGGATCGCCGACTCCGGCTACCCGATCGAGATCGGCAGCGACATGCCGCGCGCCGGGATGTCGGTGCCACGCCTGCACACCGACACCGGACGACGTGGCGGCGGGCGGTTGGTCAAGCACCTGCGCGGCCTGCTCGCCGGCCTGCCCAACGTCGCGTTCGTCGACGAGGCACCCGTGCAGGGGTTGCTGCTCGACGGCAACCGAGTGGTCGGGGTCGAGGTTCGTCAGAACGGCAGCACCCAACGGGTCGGCGCCGACCGCGTGGTCCTGGCCACCGACGGGTTCGCCCAGGACCCGATCCTGATGAAGGAACACCTGGGCCACCTGGGTGAACCGCACAACGGCGGCGTCGCCACCGCGACCGGTGACGCCCTCGCCTGGGTGCTCCCGATCGGCGCGCAACTGCGCAACATGGGCGCCGCCCTGCGCTCGGGACTGGTCGTCGTCGGTCACGGCACCCGGGTCTCTCCCGCGCTCCCGTTCAACGGCGCAGTGCTGGTCAACGACGACGGTGACCGATTCGTCGACGAGGAGGCGCACGGCTACTCGTCCATGGCCGGGATCCTGCAGCAGCTGCCGGGTGAGCGGGCCACGATGGTGTGGGACGCCACCGCCATGGCCGCCACCCGCGAGTCGGAGATGATGCGTGACTGCCTCGACTCCGGTGCCATCAGCGACGCAGCGTCGCTGACCGACCTGGCCCGTGGGCTGCGGGTGACGGTGCCCGTCGCCCGAGCGGCGCTCGAACCGGTCCCGGGTCGCCGCCGACTCGAGGCTCCCTTCCACCTGGCCCGCGTCACCCACGGCGTGCTGGCCACCCAGGGCGGTGTCGTCATCGACCTCCGGGGCCGGGTCCTGGATGCACGCGACCGACCCATCCCGGGGCTGTACGCAGGAGGCGGCACCGCGTGCGGCCTGGCCGGGCCGTCGTCCGACGGCTACAGCTCGGGCAACGGGCTCCTGTCAGCCTTCGGGATGGGCTGGATCATCGCCGAGGACATCAGGGCCTCTCTCTGA